Sequence from the Salinicoccus sp. Bachu38 genome:
TTTCACATCATCGGATTCCACTACAAAGATCGGATAGATCAGATCTTCCTTTGCAACTTTCGTTTCCCTGACCATGTCCCTCATAAATTCTGTTCTTCTCAGACGTCGATGTCTATCGAAATTCATTTTATACTCCCCTATCTATTCTATCTTCCAGCATCAGGATCATATCTTCAATTGTTTCCTTTTCCGGCTGTATGGAATCTATGCCGCATTCCCTCAAAGCCTCCGCCGTCACATGTCCGATGGCAGCTACGGTCATCCCGTCAAGCACATCGGGGGAGAACCAATTCATGAAGGTCCAGACACCGGATGGGCTTGAGAATGTGATGGCATATGGCGCTTCCAACAGCAGTGCATGCAGCGCCTCCCTCGAGGGGCCGTTATCCACAGGCCGATAGAGGTTGATGCGCGCCACCATGCACCCCTGTCTGCCCAGGTGCTCATAAAGGAGCGGGCGGGCACGCTCGCTGACAGGATAGAGTACACGATCACCCGGATGGGCTGCAAAATTTGCCATGAACCCTTCCTGCGAATAGTCCGGCGGTTCGAAGTCCACAGTGAAGCCATGGGACTCCAGGCTCTCGCTCGTCTTCCTGCCGATGCTGGCCAGCCTGCCGAACTTGACGGATTCCATGAATGGAAGGAAGTGCTCCACTGCATTACGGCTTGTAAGCACAAGCCAGTCATATTCATATTCAAGCAATGACGCATCAAAAGGCAGCCGTTCGGTCGTGATCAGCGGCACATGATGGAGCGCGAGCATCCCGGACCGGAATTCCGGCTCCCTGCTCTGCGTCATTATGACCGATGGCCTAGAGTTCTTCATTGATGCGGTCGATGATATCCTTTGCGCCGATGCGCTCCATCTCATCAGCGACAAGATTGCCAAGCGTCTCCGGATCCTGATGGGATTTCTTGACGATATACTGTTCGCTGCCATCTTCAGGCATGATCAGGCCCGTCAGATAGAGTTCTCCATCTTCATAGGTCGCATAGCCGCCGATCGGCACCTGGCAGCTGCCATCCATGCGCTTCAGGAAGGTCCGCTCTGCAGACGTACATGTTGCATCCACATCGGAATGCACCTTCTGCAGCATCTCGATCAGCTCCTTGTCGCCGGAACGGCATTCGATGCCGAGTGCTCCCTGGGCAATGGCCGGAATGAATGATTCCGGATCGAAGTATTCCGTAACGATATTATCGGACCAGCCCATGCGTTTGAGGCCAGCAGCCGCAAGCACGATCGCATCATACTCCCCGGATTCCATCTTCTTGATGCGCGTATCGATATTGCCGCGTACCCACTTCACTTCTACATCATCACGCATGGCAAGCAGCTGGGCACCCCGTCTCAGGCTGCTCGTACCCACGACGCTGCCTGCCGGCAGGTCCTTGAAGTGCACCTTGTTGTTGGACAGGAAGGCATCGCGCATATCCTCCCGCTCAGGTACACATGCGATGGTGAAACCTTCCGGCATGGTACTCGGCACATCCTTCAGGCTGTGGATGGCCATGTCGATTTCCTCGTCGGCGAGGGCCTGCTCGATCTCTTTGACGAAAAGGCCCTTGCCCCCCACTTTCGACAGCTGGACATCCACAATCCTGTCCCCTTTGGTCACTATTTCCTTGATTTCGATATCCAGGTCGGGGTAATGCGATTTAAGACTGTCGATGAACTGTCTGGACTGGGTCATCGCCAGACCACTGCGTCTTGAACCAACGATAAATTTTCTCATTTTGCGTCTCCTTTAGTAGCTCCAGAAATGAAAACTGGAAAGCTGTGTAATGAATAGATAGTTCAGCATGCATATGATGAAGATCAGGATGTTGAACCAGGCAAACTGATAGATGCTGCCCTTTATTTTCAGGTGGAAGAACAACCCTGTATACAGTATGAGTACAAACAGGGTGCCAAGCACCTTGAAGTCGCGGAATATTTCAGTTCCGAATATATATATGCCCCACTGGGTTCCGAGGAATATGCTGATCAGCATGAACAGGACACCCAGGACGAGCGTGCGTATCATCGTCTTTTTGGCCGTCTCTATGCTGAAGAGGGAAAAGAAGAGACGATTGAAACGCTTCTTTTTCAGATTATCATATTGAATGATATATATCACGGCATGTATCACTGAAATGAAATACAGCACATAGGCAAACAGTGCCAGCACGATATGGATGACGAGCAGTTCATTCATGATGGCTGAAACTTCCGTCACCCTGCTGTAGGTGACCGGTGCAAATGTGTAGATGGAAAATAATATGAAAGCACAGAATACATAGAGCGAAAAGGCGATCTCCGAATCGCTCCGGCTGTAATGCACCAGTCCCATGATCACGACCAGGGCCGAGAATACATATATCCCTTCAAAAGTTGTCTGGATCGGGATGCGGCCGAGGGTCGCACCGATATAGATGAAGGATGCGACCTGCAGTACGGCGGCGATGATGACAAGATAAAAGGAAACCTTCCTGGCCAGCCGATTCCTGAAAAACAGATCGTAGCTTAGCACAGAAAGGCTCAAAAAGTATAATAACAGTATAAATTCATGACTGCGGAACATCATATCCATATGGTTTCCACCTTAATCGAGTGCCAGCTCCTGCTTCCTTGCCAATAGCTTCTTCTGCTGTTTCTCTTTCTCCTGCTGGCGGATGGCATCCACTTCTTCCTCGATGCCGAAGAGCTGCTCTATTTCTTCAAGTTTCGCACCTGCTTTCCGGTCACCTGAAATCTCCTTGGTATAGATGATCGGATCTTTGAGCATCTGGTTGATGATGCTCTTCATATGCTTGGATATCACTGTACGCTCGCGGTCAGTCATATCCGGCATCTTCCTCTCCACACTCTGGAATGTTTCCTCATGGATGGAGAGCGCCTTTGTACGGAGTGCCTGTATGACCGGAACGACACCGAGCATGTTCACCCATTCGGTGAACTTGTCCATACTTTCGGCAA
This genomic interval carries:
- the ccsA gene encoding cytochrome c biogenesis protein CcsA, which produces MDMMFRSHEFILLLYFLSLSVLSYDLFFRNRLARKVSFYLVIIAAVLQVASFIYIGATLGRIPIQTTFEGIYVFSALVVIMGLVHYSRSDSEIAFSLYVFCAFILFSIYTFAPVTYSRVTEVSAIMNELLVIHIVLALFAYVLYFISVIHAVIYIIQYDNLKKKRFNRLFFSLFSIETAKKTMIRTLVLGVLFMLISIFLGTQWGIYIFGTEIFRDFKVLGTLFVLILYTGLFFHLKIKGSIYQFAWFNILIFIICMLNYLFITQLSSFHFWSY
- a CDS encoding uroporphyrinogen-III synthase; the encoded protein is MKNSRPSVIMTQSREPEFRSGMLALHHVPLITTERLPFDASLLEYEYDWLVLTSRNAVEHFLPFMESVKFGRLASIGRKTSESLESHGFTVDFEPPDYSQEGFMANFAAHPGDRVLYPVSERARPLLYEHLGRQGCMVARINLYRPVDNGPSREALHALLLEAPYAITFSSPSGVWTFMNWFSPDVLDGMTVAAIGHVTAEALRECGIDSIQPEKETIEDMILMLEDRIDRGV
- the hemC gene encoding hydroxymethylbilane synthase, translated to MRKFIVGSRRSGLAMTQSRQFIDSLKSHYPDLDIEIKEIVTKGDRIVDVQLSKVGGKGLFVKEIEQALADEEIDMAIHSLKDVPSTMPEGFTIACVPEREDMRDAFLSNNKVHFKDLPAGSVVGTSSLRRGAQLLAMRDDVEVKWVRGNIDTRIKKMESGEYDAIVLAAAGLKRMGWSDNIVTEYFDPESFIPAIAQGALGIECRSGDKELIEMLQKVHSDVDATCTSAERTFLKRMDGSCQVPIGGYATYEDGELYLTGLIMPEDGSEQYIVKKSHQDPETLGNLVADEMERIGAKDIIDRINEEL